A segment of the Luteolibacter arcticus genome:
CGGCGACGCTCTTTCACGAGGTCTATGCGCCCGGGGGCGTGGACTTCCAGTGGGGGATGGTCCGCGAGGAGTGGTCTGGAGAACGGAGCTCGACCGCCGGATGGACTTCCCGACGCTGGCCCAAGGTGATCGGCGGCGGCCAGGCGTTCCCGTACTGGTGGGAGCTGAGGTTTCCCACGATCCCCTTGGTTCAGATCTTTCCCATGCTCTGGCTGGCAGGGACATGCTGGCGATGGCACCGCCGCAAAGTCCGGACTGTGAAACTTCCAGTCACTTCTTCCGCGCCGCCGTCATGAATCGAGCTTCGGCCATGGGCGCTAATCGCTGGTAATTAGGCCAACAATATTGACAATTTCACCAAAGGCGCGAAACCGCCGCGCCATTCTTCCTCCATGATCCGCCCTTGGTATCGATCCCGGCTGTTCTGGCTCGGGGTTCCCGGCTTCTTCTTTTTCCTGTGGGCGTGGGGGAAGGCGAACACGACGAAGGTCGTGACTTATCTGGGACCGGGCTGTGGTTGGGCGGCTTCAGGCTACGGGAAATTCCTGTGGTTTGCCGTGGAAACGACCGGAGACGAGCTGGTCGCACTGGACCTCCGGGAAGGAGAGGCCTCAGAGGTGTCCGACGAGCTCGAGTACTATAACTCATCCTTCCCTTCGTTCGCCGTGCCACGTTTCCACACTTCGGTTTCGTCGCATCCTTCCCCCGCGCCCCCGTGGTTTCCTCCACCGCGCTGGCAGGCAGAGCGGCTTGATAACGGCTCCAGCTACTGGTTTCTCTCTCTTCCTTACTGGCTGTTGATCGCAGGCTACACGGGCATCTGGCTCGTGGGGCTGGGCGGGTGGCAGCGACGGAAGGCGCACCTGGTGGAGCCTTCAGCGACCCCTCCGCCATGATCCGCGGGCACCCGCGGACCGCCGCAGCGTTGCCAAAGCGCCGCCATCAAGCCCATGGTAACGGGGGATGGGAATGGCTGAATCTCCGGCGTCGACGCCCTTTTATCGCTCGCGCGGGTTTTGGTGCGGGGTGGTGGGGCTGCTGCTGCTGCTCGCCGGCTGGTGGCATTCTTTTGCTAGTGGCCGGGGCCGGACGTGGAGCTGGACCCAGTCCAGCGGGCGGACCTTTTATGCGTCCCACGGGGCCGGCGTGTTGACTCTCGGGGTGACGGAGTGGACGACCAGTCCTCGCCTTCGGATCCACACGCGACCCGGATTCCGGCAGTCGTTCTGGGGGATCTCGAACCAGCAGTCCGGCCGGTGGTATTTTCCCTTGGGAATGAAGTTCCAGCCGTTCTCGATACACGTCCGGCATTGGTGGTTCGTGGCGGTCTATCTGGCGGTGTGGCTGCCGTGGTGGTGGGCTCGCCATGGCCGGCGGCGGCCGCGGCCGCCACGGTTTCCCGGGTCGGTGCGGCCGTGGTTTCGCTCGCCGTTTTTGTGGGGAGGCATTCCGGGAGCAGTGCTTCTCATGGTGGCGTGGGTCGACTCCACGGGGCACCGCTCTTACGTGGGATGGGGTTGGACCACGCCGGGCGGGCGCTTCATCGGTGCCGGTGCCGAGTCGGCGGCGGGGCAAGTCGCCGGGTGGGTGGGGCGGCCGTATCGCGAGAGCACGGGTATCCAAAGCTTCCGGCAAAGGTGGGTGGCGGGGAAACCACCGGCGACCGCGGTCCCGGCGCGGGAGAAGGGGAAGCAACGTTTTCGGTTCAGCTACCTTTCGGTGACGGCGGCTTACGGGGTCGTGTGGCTCGGGCTGTTTGCGGGAGCGGAGGCGTGGTCCCGGAGGCGTGCGAGACGGGAGCTGAATGTTGTGAATGCGGGGCTTGATGAAGGTCTTCCGGCGGGAGGGGAAGATCGCTAGAGAGTGAGATCGTCGGTGCCGCTGGGAGAGCGGGCCGCTGGCCCGCCGAACGGTCCCTGACGGCATTCCTCTTCATTCGGAATCCGCGCGGATCACCTCAAATCTCCACTGACCTCCTCCTATCGATGTCCGCCTGCAAGCGAACGGCGGATTCGGCAGCGAGGACTTTGAGAGGCAGCGATGTCCAAGGACCATTCTGCGGGCCAGCGGCTCCGCGATCCCAGCGGGCCGCGGCTACCAGGGCAACCTCACCGGCTTGCCCTCGGGCATCTGGACGAGCGCCAGGCATTGGCGGCAGGTGATGAGCAGGGCGTCATCGCTTTCGCGGCGGACTTCGAAGGCGCACCAGAAGCGGGCGCGTTGGACTTCATCGAGGCGGCCGTGGATGAGCAGGGCATCGCCGAGGGTGGCGGGGCGGCGGTAGTCGATCTCGGTGCGGACGACGACGGGGTAGAGCTTGGTGTCCGCCATGCCGCGGAGGTCCATGCCCATGAGCCCTGCGAGCTTGGTGCGGCAGGTCTCGATCATGCGCAGGTAGGCGAGATTGTGGACCACGCCGCCGATGTCGGTATCGAAGAACATGACTTCCTCGCGGGTGCTGTGGCGGAGGTCGGCGGGCAAGGGCATGGGGGGAGGAAGAATCAGCAATCACCAATCATCAATCCTCCAATCACCAATCAGAGTGCCTGAAGAGAGGAGGCTATCGCCAAAGATGGAGCGGGTGATGAGGGCGAGCGATCCGTTCCGCATAGGCGCGCCGCATTTGCCGCGAGGCCGTCATTCTTCCAAACACTTCGATTGGTGATTGGAAGATTGGTGATTGCCGATTGGGCCCTTCTCGCCGCAATTCTCCCTCGCGGCGACACGTATCGGGCGGTTAGTATGAGTGCCATGCGATGCTTCTCGCGGGGATTTTTGATGGGGGGTGCCTTGTTGCTGCCGGCGATGGCGGCTTTCGTGCCGCCTGCGGAGGGGCCGGTGCCGTTTCGCCGGGATAAGCTGCCGGTGGACGTGGACACGATGACCGCGCTGTCGCGGCAGGTGATCGTTCTGGCTGCCGCGGAGGACGGCGAAGGGGCTGGGGAACGCCGGGCCGTGGCGCAGATGGCGGCGCTGGCCCTGGCGCTCGACCCGGCGAACCGGCAGGCGCGGGACCTGATCGCGGCGGCGGCCAAAGGCGAGAAGCCGGGGACGTCGGATGAAAAGGAACTTGAGCGGGCGCGCAATCGCGCGTGGCAGACGCTTTCCTGGCTGGAAATGCCGGAAGCCGGCACGGACGCGAACGCGCTCGCGGCTTGTCTCGGTGACGTGCTGGCGGTGGCGGATCCACGGCACCCCAAGGCGAAGGAGCACTCCGGCGAGAAAGGGGCTTGGAAAGACTGGGTGGCGGCAAAGGAGGCCTTTCAGACCAAGGAAGCGGTGAAACCGGTGGAACCGGACCCGGAATCGGGAGACGGCGGCGAGAAGCCCGTGAAGCCGGCGGAGACACTGGCCCTAGCCGACCTCGAGCTGGCGATGCCGCTGTGGGTCCAGAATGTCGAGACCGGCGAGGAATCGCTGCAGGCGGTGAAAGTGACCTTTCACGGCGAACTCTCCGGCAAGGGGAAGACGGAGTTCATGGTGGCGGGGGAAGGCGTGTCGGAGCGCCTTGCGAAACCCTTTCGCGCGCTGGAGACAGCCATGACGGCACGCCACGGGAGCTTGCCCAGCGGGCTGACGGTGTCGCTGGGATTTGGCAAGGCCACCTACTCGCTGCCGCGCAATGGCAATGCACTGACCGGCACCACGGCGCTGCTGCTGGAGGGCGCGCTGACGGGCAAGGTGCCGACGGCGATCACGCTGGCGCAGGTGGGAGAGGGCGGGAAGCTGGAGCTGCCGCCGAAATTCTGGAAGTCATTGAAGGCCTTGGCGGCGATGCCGGGCGGCGGGCGGGTGATCCTGCCGGAACAAGCGGCGGAATTCCTGCCGTCGCTGCTGACCATGGACCAGGCGGCGTTTTTCATGAAGCGGGAGATCCTGCTGGCCAGCACGGTGGATGAGCTGTGCGACTTGGCCGCCGCCACTCCGGAAGGGGCGGCGGGGGATGCGATGAAGAGATTCAGCGAAATCCGCAAGGTGGGTGAGGGGAAGGCGCTCGGCACCTTCGCGGCGCACCCGGCCACCCAGCAGCGGCTGAAGGAGCTGACCGATGTGATGCCGAAGCACGCTTCGGCGCGGATGCTGGCCTTGCAGGGATCCGGCGCCCGGGCGCGCTTCCTGCCGCGCCAAGTGCTCGCGCGAGAGATCCGCACCGCGCTGGAGCCAGCCGCCATGTTGGCGAATCTCCAGATAAAAAACGGTGACGACGAAGCGGACCACGGTCTCGACAAGGCCCATGAGACGAGCCGCACGATGCTGGATGCGCTGTCGGGCTACATCGACATTCGCGACCGCGACCTCCACAAGGCGGCGCTGGAGGTCACCGATAGTCTGCGCACGTTGTCGCGTTTGATTTCCAAGGAGGAGGACAACTTCGGGAACGTCACTCCCAAGAAAATGCAGGCCGTCAAGACCGCGCGCGACGGCTATCAGAAGGCCATCCGCGATCTCACCACCGCCGCGGGCGATGAGGCGGACTACCCGCTGCCGAAGGCCGGTGGGGACGACAATTGATCCCGGCGACCCTCTAACCGGGGGGCGGTGGCGGCGGGATTTCCTTGCTTTGGCGGTCCTTCCGCGTCCTGTATCACCCACACCCTCACCCCCTTACATCCCATGCAGCAAGGCATTCGTCGCCTGGTGGCATTAGCGGCCGTGTTCGCGGTCGCATTTGGCGCCGTGTATCTCATTCGCAACGGCCCCCAGGGCTTCACCCGGCTGTGGACCGGAGGCAAGGCGGACGACAACCCGGAATTCCGCCCGGAGCGCTACACCCTTTCCGACCGCGCCCCGCTGGAATTGGGGGACGTGGAACTACTCGCGCGCCTCGACGCGGAGTATACCAAGCTGACCCAGGCCGTCGTATCCTCGGTGGTGAGCATCGATACCACTGGCACGCGGGAGCGGCGGTTGTTCGATGGCTATGGCCGGATGCGCTTCCAGTCCGTGCCGACCCAGGGGCAAGGCTCCGGCGTGATCGTCAGCCATGAGGGTCACGTGGTGACGAACTACCACGTCATCGCCGATCAGGAGAGAATCCAGGTGACCCTGCCGATGGAGGGCGGAAAGCCGGGCAAGTCGTTCCCTGCCACCTTGATTGGTGAGGACCGGCTTCTCGACATCGCGGTGCTCAAGATCGAGGGCGACGGCTCGAAATTCCAGCCACTGAAATTCGGCGACTCCAGCCAGGTGCGGCCGGGGCAGAATGTCTTCGCGATCGGGAATCCCTTCGGCCTCGGCGAGACGATCACGCGGGGAATCATTTCCGCCGTGGAGCGCTCCCTGTCCGACACGCAGCGCGATCTCTTCCAGACGGACGCGGCGATCAACCCGGGCAACTCCGGCGGGCCGCTAGTGAACTTGCAGGGCGAGATCATCGGCATCAATTCGGCGATCTTCACGCCGGACCGCGACAAGCCGGGTTTCCAAGGGGTGGGCTTTTCCATCCCGTCGAATGACGTGAAGGACACGCTGCACTCGATCCTGGAGCGCGGCCGGCCGGTGCGCGGCTATCTCGGCGTACGGATGCTGGAGGGCGGCGTGGTGGTGGCGGTCGGGCCCGAGTCGCCGGCCGAGAAGGCGGGGCTGAAGGAGAACGACGTGATCCTTGCCTTCGACGGCAAACAGATCCGCGATACCACGCAGCTCATCAATCTGGTCCAGCGCACCCGCGTGGGGCAAAAGGTGCCGCTGCGGATCTGGCGCTCCGGCAGCGAGCTGACGCTGGAGGCGACCATTACCGAGAGCCAGACCGAGACGGTGGAGATGCCGTCGATCACCCAGGGCAAGATCCGCGACCCCGGGGAAATTCTCGCGGCGATCGGCCTCGATGTCCGCGACCTGACGCCGCAGGAGCGCTTGCGCGGGTTCAGTGGCGTGGTGGCCGCCCGCATCCGCCCGGAGGGCTTGGCAGGAAACCGCATCCGCTCCGGCGATCTGATCTTCGGGGTGAATGAGAGCCGCATTTCGAACTCGATGGAGTTCTACCAGTTCCTTGCAGCCTCCGTCGCCGTGCAGGCGACCACCGTGCACCTTTTCCGGAGCGGGCAGCACATGACGGCGAACTTGCCGGTGCTCCCGCGCAAGGAAGAGAAAGAAGAGACGCCGGATGACCCCGAGCGTTGATCCGGGGATAAAGCGGTTGTCGACCGGACGTTGAAGGGGCATCCCTTTCCTTGCGCCACTCCGGCGCTCCGCCATGCAAGAATCCCGCTTTCCGCTCGCCTTCCTCGCCGGGGCCATCGCCCTGGCCGCCGCCGTGGGTGCCCTCTACGTCTACCGCGGAAAATCCGTACCCGCACCGCCGCCGCAAGCGCCGGTGGTGGTGGAAGAAAAGAAGCCGGCCCCCACGCCGGAGACCATCCCGGCGAATCAAAAGGAGTCGGTGGTCGATGGCCCGGTGGATCCGGAAGCCGCGCTGGCGAATGCGGGGGTGGGACTGGCCGTGGTGAACCCGGCGGAGTTGCTTGGTCAGATCGGCACCGCGCTGGAATCCGGCGACTTTGAGAAGCTGGGGCAGTTGATCGGCAAGCAGGCACTGGACGATGGCACGCGCAAGCGGCTGGCCCAGCTCGCGACCCAGGCACCGAAGCTGCGCAAGCCGAATGCGGTGCAGGAAGTCGGCGAACTCGAGCTCAACCGCCGCGCCCGCTGGGCGCTGTGGCTGGATGGCGTGGAAGCCGGCCGCGACCGGATTTTCTTCGACCTCCAGCAGGAGGCCGGCAAGTGGTCGGTCCAATCGCTGGTGCTGCCGCCCGGTCCCGGCGAGCCGGTGCCAAAGGCGGTGCTGGTCGACGCTCTCGGCATTGTCGATGCCTTCCTGCAGGCGACGCTGCACCAGCAGTTCGAGCTGGCGAAAGAGTTCGTCGATTCCACCACCGTCTCGGACGCGAAGATCGCGGGGCTTTGCATTCTCTTCGAAGACGGCAACTACAAGCTGCGGCCGGACAAGCCGCTGCGCGCGATGTTCCAGCGGCCGGATACCTGCGGCTACATCGCCCGCGTGGTGGCCGCGGATGGCACCGATGCGGCGGAGTTTTCCATGGTCCTGCGCCAGCCGGAGAAAGACGGCCACTGGCGCGTCACCGACATCAACCTGGACCAACTGCTGGCCGATTACGCCAAGCGAGTGGCGGGTGGCGATGTCTACTACACGCCGCTGGTAAAGAACCCGAAGGGCGGCGACACGCTAGTACTCTATTTCGACTTCGATGAAGACACGCTCGCGCCGCGCACGCAGCGACAGCTCGATATCGTGGCGCAGATTCTCAAGACGGATCCCGACAAGCAGCTCACCCTTTCCGGTCACACCGACGCGCTCGGCACGGAGCCTTACAATGAAAAGCTCTCCCTCCGTCGCGCGAATTTCGTGAAGGAGTATCTGGTGAAGACCGGCGTCGCGGAAAACCAGGTCATCACCTTGGCCAAGGGCCAGTCGCAGCCGCGCCGGCCGAACTTCACCGAGAGCGGCGAGGACAATCCCGATGGCCGCCGCGTCAACCGCCGCGCCGAGATCTATCTCGACTTCGACTGATGGTCGCGCGCTCGCATCTGGTCTTCCTGTGCACTGCGGCCGGCATGCTCGGCATCGCGATGTGGCAGGATCGCCCGCCGGTGGTGCCACCGATCGAGGCACTCACTGGCTTTCAGGATGCCGATGCGCCGCTGCTACTTCCTTCCGATGGTCAACCGCGCTTCCGGCTGCATCAGTTCTCCGCTTGGCAGCTCGTGGAGATCCCGGCTGCCACCCGCTTTGAAAGCCCGCTGGGTTCCGAGCATGGAGCCCTGACTTGCAACGACCAGAAGTTCTGGGAGCTGAATGCCGAGCGCGGCGGTCATCACACCGGCGATGATTTGAATGGCATCGGCGGAGGGAACAGCGACCTGGGCGATCCCGTTTTTGCGACGGCCGATGGGCTGGTTTCATTCGTCGGCGAGCCGTCGCCGGGTTCGGGAAAGACGATCATCGTGGCGCACCGCGACCGCGAGGGCCGCTTGCTTGAGTCGATGTATGCCCACCTCGATCGCATCGACGTGGTCGCCGGTGCGTTGGTCGCCCGTGGCGCGAAAATCGGCACCGTCGGCACCGCGAACGGCTACTATCCGGCGCACCTGCATTTCGAGATGCGGCGCGGCGATGGCATCGACGTTGGGTCAGGCTACAGCATGCTTCCGCTCAATCGCCTCGACCCCGCGAAGACCATCGCGGAACTCGCGGGGAGTGCCCCGGACGAGCTTTCGCCTTCGCCCTTGGCGGCCGCGCTCAAGTAAGGGGCGGCGAGGGGAAAGAAAAAGAGTGCTGCCAGGGAACCGCGGCAAACCCGGACAAACTACCGTTGCTCCGATCAAGGCCTGGCGGGATTCGCCTGCCGAACCTCCACGGCCCCTGACAGCAGGCGGAGGAAACAGCGCCGGCCCGCCTGTGGCAAGCGGTTTGACACGGACGCGCGACATGACCATCAATCTGACCATGAGGAGGAGGGTGAACATCACCGGCCTGAAGTCCCGGCTGTCCGAATTTGTCGGGATGGCCGAGGCAGGGGAGGAAGTTCTGATCTGCCGCGGCAACCTCCCCGTGGCGCGGCTTGTGCCTTTTGCGGCTCCGGCCGGAACGCCTCGCAAGCTCTCCGAGATTCGCGGGTGGCTGGACGATGGAGACGATTTTCAGCGCCGACTTGAAGCTCGTCGGGCTCGTGTTGCGGGGGATGGCAGCTGCTCGTCGTGAGTAATCACTCCTTGCCCGAGCCACTCGATACCGCATAGCGTTTTAAAGATGGATCAACTTTGCTTTGTCAGCGGTCTGGGGGGCCAGGAACTGGCTGTAATCTGTTTCCTCTTGTTTCCTCTGATTCTCTCACTGGTGGCCTTGATCCAGTGTCTGTCGGCCAATTTCCCGCAAGGAAGCGAGAAGATCGTTTGGGTAATCGTTCTGCTGGCCCTTCCTATTCTCGGTCCGATCCTCTGGTGGACTATTGGGACCAAGAAGACTTTGAAGTGATTCACACCAGAAGCATGCAATCGCCGTAGCTGTAGAAGCGGTAGCGCTCCCGCACCGCTTCGCGGTAGGCCTCTATCACCAGCTCGCGGCCGGCGAAGGCGCTCACCAGCATGATCAGCGTGCTCTCCGGCAGGTGGAAATTCGTCAGCAGCCCGCCGATCACGCGGAACTCGTAGGGCGGATAGATGAAGATGTCGGTCGCGCCCCGCTGCTCTTCGTCAACCAGGCGTGTCGTCGTGCCCGACTTTCCGAGATGCTCCAGCACCCGTGTTGCCGTGGTGCCGACGGCGACTACCCGTTCGGCCTCGTTCACCCGCCGGGCGGTTTCCTGTGAAAGCAAGTAGCGCTCCGAGTGCATCTCGTGCTCTTCCGGCGTGTCCACTTGCACCGGGCGGAACGTGCCGACGCCGACGTGCAGTGTGAGGAAGGCATGCGGCAGCTTCTCTAACATCTCCGGCGTGAAGTGCAGCCCCGCGGTCGGCGCGGCGATGGCGCCTTCCTCGCGGGCGAAGACCGTCTGATAGCGCTCGCGATCCACCATCTCGTCATCGCGACCCATGTAATGCGGCAGCGCGAGATGACCATGGCGGTCGAGGTCCACCGGTACTTCCCAGCGGATCAGCCGGTCGCCATTGTCGAATACTTCTACTACGGTTCCAGTAGTTCCGCCGACGATCACCGGCTTGCCGATGCGCATCTTCTTCCCCGGCCGCACCAGGCACCGCCACTCCAGCGGCGAGAGGCGGTCCAGGCAAAGCAGCTCGATCTTGCCATCGTCCGAGAACACCCGCGCCGGGATCACCTTGGTGTCGTTCAGCACCAGCAAGTCGTCCGGCCGCAGGTATTCCGGAAAGTCGCGGAACATCCGGTGCTCGATCTTCCCCGAGTCACGGTGCACCACCATCATCCGGGACGCTGCGCGTTCCTCCAGCGGCCGCGAGGCGATCAGCTCCGGCGGCAGGTCGTAGTGGAAGTCGCTCGTCCGCAAACCCATGCCCCGGCTGTAGCGGTGACGACGGCCGTCGGCAAGAGTTGCGGAGATTGACCGGTCATGGCCGTTCCCTAGATTGAAAACATGAGGATGCTTCCATGGATCGCCGTTGTCGCCTGTACTGGCATCAGTCCGCTATCGGCCGGCAGCGCGGCCTTTTTGCCGGATGGCCGGATTTTGTATGCGGAGGACGCAGTTCTTCAAATCGTGACGCCGGGATCCGAGGCACCCGCGACGTTGCTGACCTATCCCGAAGGCTTTGCCCCGACGAATGCCTCGGTGGCGAGAGCCGGGGAGGAAATCATCGTGGCCGGAGAAGAGGGCGCGATGGCGTGGAAGCCGGGTGCGCCGACGGAGCAGGCATGGCGGAAGGTATGGACGCCGCCTGAGGGAGAATCGCTGGAGGACGTCGCCGTGGATCCGAAGTCCGGGATGGCGGTTTTTGTTACCTCGACCGAGGAAGGTACCGCATCGTGGTGGGCCATGGCGAGTAGGGAAGGGAAACCGGGGAAGGTATACAACCGCCGTGCCAACGGAGCGGAGAACCCGGTCTTCGATGCCGCGGGAAACCTCTACTTCACGCTCCATGGGGATGTCTGGAAAGGCGGAGTCGAAGTAGGCGACTCGGAGGAGGTTCCCTTTGTCCTGACGGGTACCCGGATCTGGCCTTTGGCCGAACTCGAGACAGGGCCCGGAAACAGCTCGGGCACGGGAGCGAATGGCATCTTGCCCCTGAAGGATCACTTGGTCGTCGAGCGCAGCCGCTTGGGAGGCAGCGGCTGGGGACAAATCGTGCGGGTTCCCAATGCGGATGCATTCGAAGCCGGTTCGCCGCTCAAGTGGGACGAACTTGAGGAATCCTCGTCGCGATGCCATGTGGCGTTGTCGCCGGATGGTGGCCGCGCGTTGATTTACATCCGCGACGCGGCACGGTGGTTCGAAGTCGATCCGGCGAAGGGCGAGATCACGCCGTTGCCAAAGTCAGTGCCGCCCAAAGGGGAGTAGCCTCGCATCGCCCCACACCCGCACCAGCGTCCGCTTGCCAATGCCGTCGCCGCGCTCGGTGGCAAGTAGCAGGCGCGTGCCGTCTTTCTCCACGTCCCAGGCATCGCTTTCTCCGCCCGCTTTCCAGCCCGCGGTGAGCAGCTGCTGGAGGAAGTCGTCGCGCGTTTCTCCATCCGGCGACCAGATCGGGAATTCCGTGTCCGGCCGGGGAGCGGGGCGGTGATGATTCGTGGAGCGGCCCGTCCAGTGCTGGCAGCGGTACCACGAGCGCAGCCGCGGTTGCAGCCACTCCAGCAGGTTGAGCCGCTGGTGACTGATGAAATCGTCGAAGCGGGCATCGAGCGGGCGCAGCGGTTGCATGCGATCGGTCACGCCCTGGTAGCCGGCCTGTCCCATGCGACCGAAGTAGATGATCGAGCCTTCGACGGCGCGCACGGGTCCGCCGGAGTAAACAAAGCCGTCCCACTTCGCATCGCCGGCCGCGGTGAAGCGCTGCGGGTGCTTCGCGATGAGCAGGGCTTCCGCCTTGCCGTAGCCGATCTGCTGGCGGAGGAAGCCGCGCAGTGAAGGCCTGCGGTGGTGCCAGACGAAGGCGGTCGGCGCGAATCCGAGACGGTAGCCCTTGTCGCGCAGTCGCCAGCAGAAGTCCACGTCGTCACCGGCGGTGGTGAATTGCGGATCGAAGCCGCCGATGTCGAAGTACGCCGTCCGTAGTACTGAAATATTGCACCCGGGCAGGTGCTCGGCCTCGGCATCGTCGAGCATCACGTGGCTCGGGGCACCGGACGCGGCGGTGACGATCGCTTCGGCGTCCGTCTGCGGGCGTGGCGGGAGATTCGGGCCGCCGGCAGCATCCCAGCCCTTGGCAAAGGCGCCGGCCAGGCCGGCCAGCCAGCCTTCGTCCGCCTCGCAGTCGTCATCGGTGTAGGCGAGGATTTCTCCCGTGGCGGCCTCGGCACCTGCATTGCGAGCGGCGCTCAGGCCGCCGGGCTCCAGCGTCAGCAAGCGCACCTTGGGGAAACGGGCGGCGACGAGCTCCGTTGTGCCATCGGTCGACCCGTCATCCACGACGATGATCTCGTGCGCCGGCAAGGTCTGCTTCTCCAAGGCCGCCACGCAAGCAGCGATCCGCGAGGCGCCATTGCGGGTACAGACAATGACCGAGAATCTGCCATCTACCATCTGCCATCCATGATCTCTCCACGCTCCCCGCACCGCGGCGAGCGCCGGCTTCTCGCGGCTCTCGCGGTCGATCAGGCCGAAGTCCCAATCGAGCACCTCGATGCCCGCATTCCACCAGCGGTCGCTCCAGGCATAGACCGTCATGCCGGCCATGCCTTCCTCGCGGGCGATGCGGATGGCCCAGGCGAGAATCTCGGCCTGCTTCGCTGTGCCATTGCGCTGCGAATCGAGCCCGAACTCCGAGATCAGCACCGGTCGGTCGCCGGCGATGTGGTGCAGCCGCCGCAGGTAGCTGCGGAAGGCGGTCTCGCTCTCGAGATAGACGTTGAAGGCGGTGAAGTCGGCATTCTCCGGTTCGAGGTACTCGGTGCTCGGGTAGTTGCCGTAGCACCATAGCAGGTCCGGCCGGAGCTCCTTCCCGAGCGCGATCAGTCCTTCGAGCGCCTGGCGGACTTGCACCGGCCCCATCCAGCGGACGAGGTCGGCGGGCACCTCATTGGCGACGAATACCCCGGCCAGCGCGCGATGGCCTTC
Coding sequences within it:
- a CDS encoding acyl-CoA thioesterase; protein product: MPLPADLRHSTREEVMFFDTDIGGVVHNLAYLRMIETCRTKLAGLMGMDLRGMADTKLYPVVVRTEIDYRRPATLGDALLIHGRLDEVQRARFWCAFEVRRESDDALLITCRQCLALVQMPEGKPVRLPW
- a CDS encoding trypsin-like peptidase domain-containing protein — its product is MQQGIRRLVALAAVFAVAFGAVYLIRNGPQGFTRLWTGGKADDNPEFRPERYTLSDRAPLELGDVELLARLDAEYTKLTQAVVSSVVSIDTTGTRERRLFDGYGRMRFQSVPTQGQGSGVIVSHEGHVVTNYHVIADQERIQVTLPMEGGKPGKSFPATLIGEDRLLDIAVLKIEGDGSKFQPLKFGDSSQVRPGQNVFAIGNPFGLGETITRGIISAVERSLSDTQRDLFQTDAAINPGNSGGPLVNLQGEIIGINSAIFTPDRDKPGFQGVGFSIPSNDVKDTLHSILERGRPVRGYLGVRMLEGGVVVAVGPESPAEKAGLKENDVILAFDGKQIRDTTQLINLVQRTRVGQKVPLRIWRSGSELTLEATITESQTETVEMPSITQGKIRDPGEILAAIGLDVRDLTPQERLRGFSGVVAARIRPEGLAGNRIRSGDLIFGVNESRISNSMEFYQFLAASVAVQATTVHLFRSGQHMTANLPVLPRKEEKEETPDDPER
- a CDS encoding OmpA family protein — its product is MQESRFPLAFLAGAIALAAAVGALYVYRGKSVPAPPPQAPVVVEEKKPAPTPETIPANQKESVVDGPVDPEAALANAGVGLAVVNPAELLGQIGTALESGDFEKLGQLIGKQALDDGTRKRLAQLATQAPKLRKPNAVQEVGELELNRRARWALWLDGVEAGRDRIFFDLQQEAGKWSVQSLVLPPGPGEPVPKAVLVDALGIVDAFLQATLHQQFELAKEFVDSTTVSDAKIAGLCILFEDGNYKLRPDKPLRAMFQRPDTCGYIARVVAADGTDAAEFSMVLRQPEKDGHWRVTDINLDQLLADYAKRVAGGDVYYTPLVKNPKGGDTLVLYFDFDEDTLAPRTQRQLDIVAQILKTDPDKQLTLSGHTDALGTEPYNEKLSLRRANFVKEYLVKTGVAENQVITLAKGQSQPRRPNFTESGEDNPDGRRVNRRAEIYLDFD
- a CDS encoding M23 family metallopeptidase, whose translation is MVARSHLVFLCTAAGMLGIAMWQDRPPVVPPIEALTGFQDADAPLLLPSDGQPRFRLHQFSAWQLVEIPAATRFESPLGSEHGALTCNDQKFWELNAERGGHHTGDDLNGIGGGNSDLGDPVFATADGLVSFVGEPSPGSGKTIIVAHRDREGRLLESMYAHLDRIDVVAGALVARGAKIGTVGTANGYYPAHLHFEMRRGDGIDVGSGYSMLPLNRLDPAKTIAELAGSAPDELSPSPLAAALK
- a CDS encoding type II toxin-antitoxin system Phd/YefM family antitoxin → MTINLTMRRRVNITGLKSRLSEFVGMAEAGEEVLICRGNLPVARLVPFAAPAGTPRKLSEIRGWLDDGDDFQRRLEARRARVAGDGSCSS
- a CDS encoding PLD nuclease N-terminal domain-containing protein yields the protein MDQLCFVSGLGGQELAVICFLLFPLILSLVALIQCLSANFPQGSEKIVWVIVLLALPILGPILWWTIGTKKTLK
- the queA gene encoding tRNA preQ1(34) S-adenosylmethionine ribosyltransferase-isomerase QueA, yielding MGLRTSDFHYDLPPELIASRPLEERAASRMMVVHRDSGKIEHRMFRDFPEYLRPDDLLVLNDTKVIPARVFSDDGKIELLCLDRLSPLEWRCLVRPGKKMRIGKPVIVGGTTGTVVEVFDNGDRLIRWEVPVDLDRHGHLALPHYMGRDDEMVDRERYQTVFAREEGAIAAPTAGLHFTPEMLEKLPHAFLTLHVGVGTFRPVQVDTPEEHEMHSERYLLSQETARRVNEAERVVAVGTTATRVLEHLGKSGTTTRLVDEEQRGATDIFIYPPYEFRVIGGLLTNFHLPESTLIMLVSAFAGRELVIEAYREAVRERYRFYSYGDCMLLV
- a CDS encoding glycosyltransferase, producing MEPLSVDGKFFRSGGRRFDVRAVTYGPFPGGWPDDFAADFERIVAAGFNALRLYEMPDRRLLDAALAHGLRVFGGLRWPQAVDFLKDDRVLSAAQVSLAESLRALEGHRALAGVFVANEVPADLVRWMGPVQVRQALEGLIALGKELRPDLLWCYGNYPSTEYLEPENADFTAFNVYLESETAFRSYLRRLHHIAGDRPVLISEFGLDSQRNGTAKQAEILAWAIRIAREEGMAGMTVYAWSDRWWNAGIEVLDWDFGLIDRESREKPALAAVRGAWRDHGWQMVDGRFSVIVCTRNGASRIAACVAALEKQTLPAHEIIVVDDGSTDGTTELVAARFPKVRLLTLEPGGLSAARNAGAEAATGEILAYTDDDCEADEGWLAGLAGAFAKGWDAAGGPNLPPRPQTDAEAIVTAASGAPSHVMLDDAEAEHLPGCNISVLRTAYFDIGGFDPQFTTAGDDVDFCWRLRDKGYRLGFAPTAFVWHHRRPSLRGFLRQQIGYGKAEALLIAKHPQRFTAAGDAKWDGFVYSGGPVRAVEGSIIYFGRMGQAGYQGVTDRMQPLRPLDARFDDFISHQRLNLLEWLQPRLRSWYRCQHWTGRSTNHHRPAPRPDTEFPIWSPDGETRDDFLQQLLTAGWKAGGESDAWDVEKDGTRLLLATERGDGIGKRTLVRVWGDARLLPFGRH